Proteins found in one Oncorhynchus nerka isolate Pitt River unplaced genomic scaffold, Oner_Uvic_2.0 unplaced_scaffold_1627, whole genome shotgun sequence genomic segment:
- the LOC135568321 gene encoding zinc finger protein 239-like, which yields MSSASYCPPAKKEVCWKEKEGIWLNVVVKEENEEEDVTVNEEVEGEAVTQKEEEENDYTFFGVNEGEITVILKEEERGEEEETEDLSNTRERPDSPSDSRKSPSGKPDPETSKPAGRHHCSQCGKSFTQLGSLRTHKRIHTGEKPYHCSQCGMTFTQLGSLRTHKRIHTGEKPYHCSQCGMTFTQLGSLQTHERGHTGEKLFQCSHCGKSFGQVGNLNKHERTHTGKKMYRCSQCGERFTRLRYLKEHEGIHTNTQEEKTYHCSHCGKTFSQSENLKTHERIERLCSDLCF from the exons atgagcTCAGCAAGCTACTGCCCTCCTGCTAAAAAAGAGGTCTGCTGGAAGGAGAAAGAAGGTATTTGGCTGAACGTTGTCGTGAAAGAGGAGAATGAAGAGGAGGATGTCACAGTAAACGaagaagtagagggtgaggctgttacacagaaagaagaggaagaaaacGATTATACTTTTTTTGGAGTGAATGAAGGAGAGATAACTGTCatattgaaggaggaggagaggggagaagaggaggagacagaagatCTGAGTAACACCA gagagagaccagactctCCTTCTGACAGCAGGAAGAGTCCTTCAGGGAAACCAGACCCCGAGACGTCCAAACCAGCAGGACGAcatcactgctcccagtgtggaaagagttttactcagttagGGAGCCTGAGAACACATAAGAGAATACACacgggagagaagccttaccactgttccCAATGTGGAATGACGTTTACCCAGTTAGGGAGCCTGAGAACACACAagagaatacacactggagagaagccttaccactgttccCAATGTGGAATGACGTTTACCCAGTTAGGGAGCCTGCAAACGCATGAGAGGGGACACACGGGGGAAAAGCTTTTCCAATGTTCCcattgtggaaagagttttggccaggtaggaaacctgaacaagcatgagaggacacacacaggtaagAAGATGTAccgctgctcccagtgtggagagAGATTTACCCGGTTAAGGTACCTGAAAGAGCATGAAGgaatacatacaaatacacaggaggagaagacataccactgctctcattgtggaaagacattttcccagtcagagaACCTGAAAACACATGAGAGAATCGAGAGGCTGTGTTCTGACTTGTGTTTCTGa